The Brassica oleracea var. oleracea cultivar TO1000 chromosome C7, BOL, whole genome shotgun sequence sequence GAATATATATATATATATATATATATATATATATAAAAGACTTTCTGCATATAAATCATTCAACAAGTTCTTGTAAGTCATGGGTGAAGAAGCAGCGATTGATCGTTTACCTTTACACCTTCTTGCTTATATATTTTCTCTGGTCACCTCTTTCACCGAATTGGCCCAGTAAGTGTTTTGATGATCGTTGCAAATTTTTATTTATTTTCTTTGCTTAAAGGAAACAAATTAAAGTTTTTGATGAATTTATTTAAAAGGGCAAGTGGGGTTTGTAAGAAATGGAGAAAAGCTGTGAACCAATCCATGGCAAGAAGACAATCTCTGAGCTTTGCTGGCTGGAAAATGGACGATGATTCCACTTCTCGTCTCGTTCATCTCGCTTACAATCTCAAAGAACTCGACATGTAATCTCTCTCTCTCTACGTGCTTGATTTGACCTTCAATGGTGGATTTGTATCCATATTTAGAGTCTAAAACATTGGTTGGTTTGTAAAGAACTCAGGTCAAGTTTCCAACTTTACTTTCAGGGTCTTGAAGCCATTGACTTGGTCTCAATCAATACATTACAGAACTTCCAGAAAAAAAAAACTCTGTTTCTTCATATAGTTTGATGTTTTGTCTGTTTTTGCAGATCTAGAAGCAGATGGGGTTGTCATATAACAGATAATGGTCTTTACCAAATAGCTTCTGCTAGATGTGTATCCAATTTAACCTCAATCTCTTTATGGGGCATGACCGCCATTACTGACTCTGGTGTTGTTCAACTGGTAATCATCTAATAATGCCTTTAAATTTGGAATCTTGAATATTCATTTTTTTATCATCTTAAAAAAGAATCTTTTATTTCTTGGTTTTATAGGTATCAAAAACTTCTTCCTTGCAACATCTGAACATTGGAGGAACATTCATCACCGACGAGTCCCTTTTCGCCATTGCAGAACGCTGCCATCATCTCAAGGTAACCATAATCTAATCTCTTTGGTTTTGTCTGAAGTCATAAAACTGGTTCTTTTATGCAGACAATCAGCATGTGGTGTTGCCGCCATGTGACAGAGAGAGGCCTTCTTGTTCTTGTCAACAAATGCAGAAAACTCGAATCTCTCAACCTATGGGGAACTAGAGTTCCTGTTGATTGCTTCATTGCTTTACTTACCATCAGTCCTGCACTTCAGATCAAACCCATTCAGTTACTCCTCAATGCTCAGAATCCACCACCACCTTTGTTGCATGCTGTCTAGTCTTTTGTTGCTTTCCTTTGTATATAGTAATTCATAAAAAAAAATATGAAATCTCCATTTCTCTTATGTGTTCTCTCATCAATAAAAAGATTAAATAAATTATTCAGTAAAGATTCTATATATATTTATATAATAAGTTGCATAAAGATTCAACAGAAGCTGAAAGACACACACACATACACACGCTTTCTGACTATAAAATCTGCAGTCTACAAATACAAGAATCAAAATCAGAAAACTCTTTCTAACGCCATTGCATATATATCCTCAACTTAAGGATCTCTCTAGAAGTGGAATTGGTTTGGTTGTGTCATAGCAAAAACACCAGCAATGGAAGCCATGAGAAGCACACGACAAGAATGGTGTTTGGTGAATAGGCAGCAGCGGCTAAGGATCTTGAGAACTGAACTGAGCCTGAGTAGGTCCCAGCCGTTGAGTCCATGTCTGGAGCTCTCGTCTGAAGAGTAACGTTTTTGCACGAACCAAAAGCTGCTTCTGGCTGATAACACCAATAAACCCAATGTTTTTAGATGCTTTAGGATTGTGAAATAGAGAAGCTAATATTATTTATTACCTGGCAGGCAGCAAGAGTTTCACAACCGCAAATAACAGGTCCATTCATTCTGTCTAGAACTTCGAAAACGCCTCCTCCGTCACTTCTCTGCAATGCAATGGTTTTGTTTAATAAAACTCGCCAGAAAAATGTAATATATTCTAGATTGATTCAGTTACCATGTAGAAGTTAACAGCGACAAAGTTTGGCATTCTGTTCCCAGCTGACTTGAGACAAGTCCCAACCATCTCAGCAAGCGGAGCTGAGTGTTCCTTGCAAGCATCTTTCTCAACCGGAAACGTCGGGAAGTAATTCATCAAGAAAAGAGATGAGCTTTTTGAGTTCAAAGGCTGTGACTCTTTTCTGTTCGGACAAGAACCTCGCTTCACACCAGGATCTCCAGCTTTTAACATTAATAGGATAATAAGCCAAAAAGTAAAGGTTATTCAAATCAAAGATGTAAACTTTGTTGAGAGAGTGATGATACTCACATTCGTTTTCGACAATGTATCTCCACTGATAGGCAACGCCTTCTTCATCTTCTTTAGCAGCGACAGAAGTGAAAACCAAGAGCCTGTGATTCTCTTGCACCATGTCGGTCACAGTTGGCCAGTCTTCTCCCCTTTTGGGCATTTTTGAAACGGGAAACCAGTACTTGTCCAGACCAGCGTTGGCGAACAGAGTTGATAAGCCTTTAGGTCTGTGCACATAGTCCTCGATTATGATGGTAACAATCTCTGTTGGGTTCTGAGTCAAGAACGCCTCAACTTCCCTCAATGTGTTAATTGCAGGTTGCTGATAAGGAAACAAACAAAGTTTCACTTTTTACCAAACCCAGAGTCAAAGTTTCAAGCTTTGGATCTAAATATAGTAAGATGAAGTCATACAAAGGCGGTGAAGTTGAAACATTGGCCTCTAAGAGAATGGCAAAGCCAGATATCGTCGTTGAAGTCATACATATCCAGCATTAGTCCTCTAACTCCATTCTACAGCAAATGTAAAAGCAACATTCAAAGAGTTATTAACTACAAAATAAGAAACATGTAAATAGTAATGAGAAGAGTCCTCCTTATTACTCTAAGCTGATTAGTAACAGTATCTTCTTGGTTGAAGAATGTAAGCCTCTGAACACCTGGCAAAGGCGGTTGATTTGCATTGCTAAAAGCATTATGAGTCATTAACCATGTATACTTGTTAAAAGGCAATCCATTGATCTACACAAGTAAGAAAGAAAAAAAACACATCTTTAGCAAAACCCATCTGCAAAGTTGAAAACTTTTGATGCAACTCATCTTCAAATCAGCAAATCTTACAATGGAAGTTGGGATGGTGGCTTGGCCTCTTGTGCAAATGGGTTTAGTTCTTCCAATAGCAGGACAGTTCCCACAGTAAAGACCAGGGACACAGTCAGTGGCTGAGGAGCATGATTCCAGCGTCTGAGAACCATAGCAAGATCTTTATTAGATTTAAGACCCAATTTGAGAACAATAAACCGGAGAGAGAAGAGAAAAAAGGATCAAGAACCTGGCAGTTCCCATTAGAGCAAGCAGAGGAAAGGGAGAAGAAGGAAAGTAGGAGAAGAAGGAGAGAGACTGATACGACTCTGCTTAAGCCGTTGGTGCACGCCGACATCGCTCCTTAGCTTAAGCAGAAAGAGAGAGATAGGGAGAGAAATCTGTGTGAATGATGTTTCGATCTACTGTTGATTTATTGGGGGTTTTAAGACAGCGACAAAAGTATGTTTTAGGTAATAAAACGCGGGCTTCATTGATTTGTTAACCAAACGTAATTGTCTCGGAGACATGGATTTATAAAAGAAAAAGGTTTTGCTTTTTTTTTTTTTTTTTTTTTTTTTTTTTTTTTTTTTTNNNNNNNNNNNNNNNNNNNNNNNNNNNNNNNNNNNNNNNNNNNNNNNNNNNNNNNNNNNNNNNNNNNNNNNNNNNNNNNNNNNNNNNNNNNNNNNNNNNNNNNNNNNNNNNNAAAAAAAAAGTTTTTTTTTTTTTTTTTTTTTTTTTTTTTGTGTTTGTTTGTTTTCTTCGACAAGGTTGAATCTTTTTCCCACCAGTCTGATATAAAACTCAGTTTAAGAAGATAAACCACGTCAAAAAGTAGGTCAATTATGGACCAAAAACACCCTCTTTTAACATTATGATTGATAATTAGAGACTACAGTTTCCAAGTGTTGCACACCAACCACACCAGTCGTGGTGAGTATACACGTACATACAACTTATGAGTTATGAGAGCGGTGATCCTAAAACCATTTATCAAAACAACCTTCATACATATGCTTAGTATATGCTTTCTATCAATAAATGAAGTATCTTTTTGTTTTAACTTGTTAATTTTACTCAAAATCATTATTTGTAACCGTTGTTTGTGCCCGTTATGGTCGATTAATGAAACTTACTTAAAAAAAAAAAGGAAATTGCTAGATTATCATCTTATCGTAGTGTTAGATTGTGGGAATCGAAATTCGCACCGTCGAGTTTTGTTAATCGGAGGAAAACCAAGTTAACCTAGCCTTTTCTGAAGGTCCCGGTTATCTGCTGGGCCACACACGACACGATCAATATGAAAAAATAAAATGAAAATAAGCAGAAAAAGAGAGTAAAAGGATCTTATTTCCGAATTCGCGTTTGAGCGTGAACAACAAGTAAAGACCTAGGCTACAAGAGCTGTCAGTACGTTCGCTAGTCTAGCGATCTAAATCTAAACTAGTTGAGTCGCAGCTCGATTAGTAAAAACGGAAAAAAGATGCCTAAATTGCTCTAAGTGCTAAGTTGCTCTGATGTGCTTCGATCTCTTCGTCCTAGGTCCTCCTTATATACTCCTCCTTAGGTCGGTTTACCTGTAAAAACGGAAAAAGATGCCTAAATTGCTCTAAGTGCTAAGTTGCTCTGATGTGCTTCGATCTCTTCGTCCTAGGTCCTCCTTATATACTCCTCCTTAGGTCGGTTTACCTCTTCTTGGGCCGGATTTGTCGCGAAGCGGGCTTTTCCATATTTCCTTCTTCTTTGTGATTATCTTCGGAAATTCGACATTTATCTCTTCCCGCGGATGAGGTAAACCGTCGTACCAGTCTTTGGGCTCAAGTCTTTTGGGACCATAGATGGGCTGTTGTCCGCAATTCGGACTCTCTTTGTGCCATATCGAGACTTAAGCGTTTTTACGATTTTACTCGCGAAGTAGCNNNNNNNNNNNNNNNNNNNNNNNNNNNNNNNNNNNNNNNNNNNNNNNNNNNNNNNNNNNNNNNNNNNNNNNNNNNNNNNNNNNNNNNNNNNNNNNNNNNNNNNNNNNNNNNNNNNNNNNNNNNNNNNNNNNNNNNNNNNNNNNNNNNNNNNNNNNNNNNNNNNNNNNNNNNNNNNNNNNNNNNNNNNNNNNNNNNNNNNNNNNNNNNNNNNNNNNNNNNNNNNNNNNNNNNNNNNNNNNNNNNNNNNNNNNNNNNNNNNNNNNNNNNNNNNNNNNNNNNNNNNNNNNNNNNNNNNNNNNNNNNNNNNNNNNNNNNNNNNNNNNNNNNNNNNNNNNNNNNNNNNNNNNNNNNNNNNNNNNNNNNNNNNNNNNNNNNNNNNNNNNNNNNNNNNNNNNNNNNNNNNNNNNNNNNNNNNNNNNNNNNNNNNNNNNNNNNNNNNNNNNNNNNNNNNNNNNNNNNNNNNNNNNNNNNNNNNNNNNNNNNNNNNNNNNNNNNNNNNNNNNNNNNNNNNNNNNNNNNNNNNNNNNNNNNNNNNNNNNNNNNNNNNNNNNNNNNNNNNNNNNNNNNNNNNNNNNNNNNNNNNNNNNNNNNNNNNNNNNNNNNNNNNNNNNNNNNNNNNNNNNNNNNNNNNNNNNNNNNNNNNNNNNNNNNNNNNNNNNNNNNNNNNNNNNNNNNNNNNNNNNNNNNNNNNNNNNNNNNNNNNNNNNNNNNNNNNNNNNNNNNNNNNNNNNNNNNNNNNNNNNNNNNNNNNNNNNNNNNNNNNNNNNNNNNNNNNNNNNNNNNNNNNNNNNNNNNNNNNNNNNNNNNNNNNNNNNNNNNNNNNNNNNNNNNNNNNNNNNNNNNNNNNNNNNNNNNNNNNNNNNNNNNNNNNNNNNNNNNNNNNNNNNNNNNNNNNNNNNNNNNNNNNNNNNNNNNNNNNNNNNNNNNNNNNNNNNNNNNNNNNNNNNNNNNNNNNNNNNNNNNNNNNNNNNNNNNNNNNNNNNNNNNNNNNNNNNNNNNNNNNNNNNNNNNNNNNNNNNNNNNNNNNNNNNNNNNNNNNNNNNNNNNNNNNNNNNNNNNNNNNNNNNNNNNNNNNNNNNNNNNNNNNNNNNNNNNNNNNNNNNNNNNNNNNNNNNNNNNNNNNNNNNNNNNNNNNNNNNNNNNNNGGGTGTGCCCATGCCGAATCCTTGGTTCCTCCGATCGAAGGAAGGGTCCGACAGCTTTGGGATTCCATCGAGGTCTCGGAGGACACGGTGGAAGCGGGAACCGGTGTTGGTGATGAAGGTGCCAGAGTCACGGACGGAGAGGTGGACCAGCCTGCGAGCTCGTTCAGGGTCTCCATGTCTGGGTTCTTCGACTTTGAGCTTTGAGGATTGTTGGGATTATTTCGAGGTTTGATGTATCTAGGCCAAGTGTGACCGTATTTGATTTAT is a genomic window containing:
- the LOC106307037 gene encoding F-box protein At5g67140; the encoded protein is MGEEAAIDRLPLHLLAYIFSLVTSFTELAQASGVCKKWRKAVNQSMARRQSLSFAGWKMDDDSTSRLVHLAYNLKELDISRSRWGCHITDNGLYQIASARCVSNLTSISLWGMTAITDSGVVQLVSKTSSLQHLNIGGTFITDESLFAIAERCHHLKTISMWCCRHVTERGLLVLVNKCRKLESLNLWGTRVPVDCFIALLTISPALQIKPIQLLLNAQNPPPPLLHAV
- the LOC106307036 gene encoding PI-PLC X domain-containing protein At5g67130, yielding MSACTNGLSRVVSVSLLLLLLSFFSLSSACSNGNCQTLESCSSATDCVPGLYCGNCPAIGRTKPICTRGQATIPTSIINGLPFNKYTWLMTHNAFSNANQPPLPGVQRLTFFNQEDTVTNQLRNGVRGLMLDMYDFNDDIWLCHSLRGQCFNFTAFQPAINTLREVEAFLTQNPTEIVTIIIEDYVHRPKGLSTLFANAGLDKYWFPVSKMPKRGEDWPTVTDMVQENHRLLVFTSVAAKEDEEGVAYQWRYIVENESGDPGVKRGSCPNRKESQPLNSKSSSLFLMNYFPTFPVEKDACKEHSAPLAEMVGTCLKSAGNRMPNFVAVNFYMRSDGGGVFEVLDRMNGPVICGCETLAACQPEAAFGSCKNVTLQTRAPDMDSTAGTYSGSVQFSRSLAAAAYSPNTILVVCFSWLPLLVFLL